From Pseudomonas sp. StFLB209, a single genomic window includes:
- the wbpA gene encoding UDP-N-acetyl-D-glucosamine 6-dehydrogenase: protein MNACSSALVRLKSREALIGIVGLGYVGLPLMLRYNMIGYRVLGIDVDASKVDALNAGLSYIEHIPGSAITQARASGFEATLDFSRAAQCDALILCVPTPLNKYREPDISFVVSTIDAIRPYLREGQVVSLESTTYPGTTEEELLPRIQDAGLTVGEQIFLVYSPEREDPGNPDFRTQTIPKVIGGHTSQCLAVGVALYEQAIDQVVPVSSTRAAEMTKLLENIHRAVNIGLVNEMKIVADRMGIDIFEVVDAAATKPFGFTAYYPGPGLGGHCIPIDPFYLTWKAREYGLHTRFIELSGEVNRAMPEYVVGKLMDGLNERGKALKGCRVLVLGIAYKKNVDDMRESPSVEIMELIEAKGAMVAYSDPHVLVFPKMREHCFDLHSEPLTAANLASFDAVLLATDHACFDYELIRQHSRLLVDSRGKYRQPEAHIVKA, encoded by the coding sequence TTGAATGCATGCAGTAGTGCCCTGGTCAGATTGAAGTCCAGAGAGGCATTGATCGGTATTGTCGGCCTCGGGTATGTCGGACTTCCGCTCATGTTGCGCTATAACATGATTGGCTACAGGGTTTTGGGTATTGATGTAGATGCGTCTAAAGTGGACGCGCTTAATGCCGGTCTGAGTTATATAGAGCACATACCGGGCTCTGCTATCACCCAGGCGCGCGCGTCAGGTTTCGAGGCTACTCTGGATTTTTCCCGTGCCGCGCAATGCGATGCACTTATTCTTTGTGTGCCCACGCCCCTGAACAAATATCGCGAGCCAGATATAAGCTTTGTGGTCAGCACTATCGATGCGATCAGACCTTACTTGCGCGAAGGGCAGGTGGTCTCCCTGGAGAGTACGACCTATCCTGGAACCACCGAAGAAGAACTGCTGCCGCGCATACAGGATGCAGGGCTGACAGTCGGTGAGCAGATCTTCCTGGTCTATTCGCCAGAGCGCGAAGATCCGGGCAATCCCGATTTCAGGACACAGACTATTCCCAAGGTCATTGGCGGGCACACGTCCCAATGCCTGGCCGTTGGCGTGGCGCTGTACGAGCAGGCTATCGACCAGGTGGTGCCGGTCAGTTCTACCAGAGCCGCTGAAATGACCAAGCTGCTGGAGAATATCCACCGCGCCGTCAACATCGGGCTGGTCAATGAAATGAAGATCGTGGCCGACCGCATGGGCATCGATATCTTCGAGGTGGTCGACGCTGCCGCCACCAAGCCGTTCGGTTTCACGGCGTATTACCCAGGGCCGGGGCTGGGCGGGCACTGCATTCCCATCGACCCTTTCTACCTGACCTGGAAGGCCCGCGAGTACGGCCTGCATACCCGGTTCATCGAGCTGTCGGGAGAGGTCAACAGGGCAATGCCCGAATACGTGGTCGGCAAGCTCATGGATGGCCTGAACGAGCGTGGCAAGGCGCTAAAGGGCTGCCGGGTGCTGGTCCTGGGCATCGCCTACAAAAAAAACGTAGACGACATGCGTGAGTCGCCCTCGGTGGAAATCATGGAGCTGATCGAGGCCAAGGGCGCGATGGTGGCCTACAGCGATCCCCACGTGCTGGTGTTTCCCAAGATGCGTGAACACTGCTTCGATCTGCACAGTGAACCGCTGACAGCGGCCAACCTGGCTTCATTCGATGCAGTACTGCTGGCGACCGATCATGCATGTTTCGACTATGAACTGATCCGTCAGCATTCACGCCTGCTGGTCGACAGCCGTGGCAAGTATCGCCAGCCCGAAGCCCATATCGTAAAAGCCTGA
- the lpxC gene encoding UDP-3-O-acyl-N-acetylglucosamine deacetylase has protein sequence MIKQRTLKNIIRATGVGLHSGEKVYLTLKPAPVNTGIVFIRTDLDPVVEIKAWAESVGETTLSTTLVQGDVKVGTVEHLLSAMAGLGIDNAYVELSAAEVPIMDGSAGPFVFLIQSAGLEEQDAPKQFIRILREVTVEEDGKRATFVPFEGFKVSFEIDFDHPVFRDRIQTASVDFSSTSFVKEVSRARTFGFMSDLEYLRKHNLGLGGSVENAIVVDKEGVLNEDGLRYEDEFVKHKILDAIGDLYLLGNSLVGEFRGYKSGHALNNRLLRALIAQKDAWEVVVFEDASTAPISYMRPVAAA, from the coding sequence ATGATTAAACAACGTACCCTGAAAAATATTATCCGTGCCACAGGTGTCGGTCTGCATTCCGGGGAAAAGGTATACCTGACCCTCAAGCCTGCACCTGTGAACACCGGTATCGTCTTTATCCGTACCGACCTTGACCCCGTAGTGGAGATCAAGGCCTGGGCAGAGAGCGTCGGTGAAACCACGCTGTCGACCACCCTGGTTCAGGGCGACGTCAAGGTCGGCACTGTCGAGCACCTGCTGTCGGCCATGGCCGGTCTGGGTATCGACAACGCCTATGTCGAGCTGTCTGCGGCTGAAGTGCCGATCATGGACGGTAGCGCCGGTCCTTTCGTGTTCCTGATCCAGTCCGCTGGTCTGGAAGAGCAGGATGCGCCGAAGCAGTTCATCCGTATTCTGCGTGAGGTCACTGTCGAGGAAGACGGCAAGCGTGCCACGTTCGTGCCTTTTGAAGGCTTCAAGGTGAGCTTCGAGATCGATTTCGATCATCCGGTGTTCCGTGACCGTATCCAGACCGCCAGTGTCGATTTCTCCAGCACCTCTTTCGTCAAGGAAGTCAGCCGGGCTCGTACTTTCGGTTTCATGAGCGACCTGGAATACCTGCGCAAGCACAACCTGGGTCTGGGTGGCAGCGTTGAAAACGCCATTGTCGTCGACAAGGAAGGCGTTCTGAACGAAGACGGTCTGCGTTACGAAGACGAGTTCGTCAAACACAAGATTCTCGATGCCATCGGCGACCTGTACCTGCTGGGCAACAGCCTGGTGGGTGAGTTCCGTGGCTACAAGTCGGGCCACGCTCTGAACAACCGTCTGCTGCGCGCCCTTATCGCCCAGAAAGACGCTTGGGAAGTCGTGGTCTTTGAAGATGCCAGCACGGCTCCGATTTCCTACATGCGTCCTGTAGCGGCCGCATAG
- the ftsZ gene encoding cell division protein FtsZ — protein sequence MFELVDNVPQSPVIKVIGVGGGGGNAVNHMVKSNIEGVEFICANTDAQALKNIGARTILQLGTGVTKGLGAGANPEVGRQAALEDRERIAEVLQGTNMVFITTGMGGGTGTGAAPIIAEVAKEMGILTVAVVTRPFPFEGRKRMQIADEGIRMLAESVDSLITIPNEKLLTILGKDASLLSAFAKADDVLAGAVRGISDIIKRPGMINVDFADVRTVMSEMGMAMMGTGAATGPNRAREATEAAIRNPLLEDVNLQGARGILVNITAGPDLSLGEYSDVGSIIEAFASEHAMVKVGTVIDPDMRDELHVTVVATGLGARIEKPVKVIDNTLQSAAPQASIQQPAAAVREPAAVNYRDLERPTVMRNQAHAGASAATKLNPNDDLDYLDIPAFLRRQAD from the coding sequence ATGTTCGAACTCGTAGACAATGTCCCGCAGAGCCCGGTAATCAAAGTTATCGGTGTAGGTGGTGGTGGCGGCAACGCGGTCAACCACATGGTCAAGAGCAACATTGAAGGTGTCGAGTTCATCTGCGCCAACACTGATGCCCAAGCGCTGAAAAACATCGGCGCGCGGACCATTCTGCAACTCGGTACCGGTGTGACCAAAGGTCTGGGCGCCGGTGCCAACCCTGAAGTGGGCCGCCAGGCCGCACTGGAAGACCGCGAGCGCATCGCAGAAGTCTTGCAAGGCACCAATATGGTGTTCATCACCACCGGCATGGGCGGCGGTACCGGTACCGGTGCAGCGCCGATCATCGCGGAAGTGGCGAAGGAAATGGGTATTCTCACCGTTGCGGTGGTGACCCGTCCGTTCCCGTTCGAAGGCCGCAAGCGCATGCAGATCGCCGACGAAGGCATTCGCATGCTGGCTGAAAGCGTTGACTCGTTGATCACCATCCCCAACGAGAAGCTGCTGACCATCCTGGGTAAAGACGCCAGCCTGCTGTCGGCATTCGCCAAGGCTGACGATGTACTGGCAGGTGCCGTTCGCGGTATTTCCGACATCATCAAGCGTCCGGGCATGATCAACGTCGACTTCGCTGACGTACGTACCGTGATGAGCGAGATGGGCATGGCGATGATGGGTACTGGTGCTGCTACCGGCCCGAACCGCGCCCGCGAGGCCACTGAGGCGGCAATTCGCAACCCGCTGCTCGAAGACGTCAACCTGCAGGGCGCCCGCGGCATCCTGGTCAACATCACTGCAGGTCCGGACCTGTCGCTGGGTGAATACTCCGATGTGGGTAGCATCATCGAAGCGTTCGCCTCTGAGCACGCGATGGTGAAGGTCGGCACCGTGATCGATCCGGACATGCGCGACGAACTGCACGTTACCGTAGTGGCCACAGGCCTGGGTGCGCGTATCGAGAAGCCGGTCAAGGTCATCGACAACACCCTGCAGAGCGCGGCTCCTCAGGCCTCGATCCAGCAACCGGCGGCTGCTGTACGCGAGCCTGCGGCAGTGAATTATCGCGATCTGGAGCGTCCGACCGTCATGCGTAATCAGGCTCACGCCGGTGCCAGTGCTGCGACTAAACTCAATCCTAACGATGATCTCGATTATCTGGACATCCCGGCCTTCCTGCGTCGTCAGGCCGATTGA
- a CDS encoding Gfo/Idh/MocA family oxidoreductase, whose protein sequence is MQRFALLGAAGYIAPRHMRAIKETGNQLVSACDINDSVGVIDSLSPHSEFFTEFERFYDHAWSLKRQPGKALDYVSVCSPNHLHHAHINAGLRLGCDVICEKPLVPSLHLLDDLAHTEQQTGRRLWNILQLRHHPSIIDLKARVQGGAAHKHEVDLTYVTSRGKWYMESWKGDPRKSFGVATNIGVHFYDMLHFIFGKLQRNVVHFTDPSKAAGYLEYEHARVRWFLSIDANDLPDAVRGSKPTWRSITVDGQQIEFSEGFTDLHTVSYQKVLAGQGYGIEDARHCVETVEVIRSATPVTARGGEGHRLLNGLLG, encoded by the coding sequence ATGCAACGTTTTGCTCTACTCGGTGCTGCCGGCTACATCGCTCCTCGGCATATGCGTGCCATCAAGGAGACCGGCAATCAACTGGTCAGCGCCTGCGACATCAACGACTCGGTAGGTGTCATCGACAGCCTGTCGCCACACAGTGAGTTTTTCACCGAGTTCGAGCGCTTCTACGATCATGCCTGGTCGCTCAAGCGCCAGCCTGGCAAGGCCCTGGATTACGTCTCGGTGTGCAGCCCCAATCACCTGCACCACGCTCATATCAACGCCGGGCTGCGCCTGGGGTGTGACGTGATCTGTGAAAAACCGCTGGTACCCAGCTTGCATCTGCTCGACGACCTGGCGCACACCGAACAGCAGACCGGCCGCCGACTGTGGAACATTCTGCAACTGCGCCATCACCCGTCAATCATCGACCTCAAGGCGCGTGTCCAGGGCGGTGCTGCGCACAAGCACGAGGTCGACCTGACCTACGTCACCTCTCGTGGCAAGTGGTACATGGAGAGCTGGAAGGGTGACCCGCGCAAGTCATTCGGGGTGGCGACCAACATCGGCGTGCACTTCTACGACATGCTGCATTTCATCTTCGGCAAGCTGCAACGCAATGTCGTGCACTTTACCGACCCATCCAAAGCCGCAGGCTATCTGGAGTACGAGCACGCGCGGGTGCGCTGGTTCCTGTCAATCGATGCCAATGACCTGCCCGATGCGGTGCGGGGCAGTAAACCGACCTGGCGCTCGATCACTGTTGATGGCCAGCAAATCGAATTCTCCGAAGGCTTTACCGACCTGCACACCGTCAGCTATCAGAAGGTGCTTGCTGGTCAGGGTTATGGCATCGAAGACGCCCGGCACTGTGTCGAGACAGTCGAAGTTATTCGCAGCGCAACGCCCGTAACCGCGCGCGGTGGTGAGGGTCATCGCTTGTTGAACGGCCTGTTGGGTTGA